From Primulina tabacum isolate GXHZ01 chromosome 2, ASM2559414v2, whole genome shotgun sequence, one genomic window encodes:
- the LOC142531532 gene encoding protein DAMAGED DNA-BINDING 2, with protein sequence MAPQRRGMLLPQVVIENDSESEATSSEEEEEEEECSQVKEKDDENMAEEASTSTKKPITISIKKVCKVCKRPGHEAGFRGATYIDCPMKPCFLCKMPGHTTLTCPHRVAMEFGVIPASFRGNSSSLDYVFERQLGCRVPAMKTSFVIPNQVTCAVIRYHSRRVTCLEFHPTNNHILLSGDKKGQLGVWDFRKVHERTVYGNIHSCILNSMKFSPSNDGTVYSASSDGTISCTELDTGISFSLVNLNPNGWQGPSNWRMIYGLDVNFDRGILLAADNFGFLYVADTRSNNVIGKPILIHKRGSKVTGLHCHPLQPDLLLSCGNDHFARVWDMRMIEAKSSIYDMSHNRVVNSAYFSPRSGSKILTTSQDNRLRVWDSIFGNLDSPSREIVHSHDFNRHLTPFRAEWDPKDTSESLVVVGRYISENYDGIALHPIDFIDITTGQLVAEVMDPNITTISPVNKLHPHDDVLASGSSRSIFIWRPKEKFESKHPDDERKFVLCRKNENKRKGKFEDDSDDEFGGGTHGSKSMKAKKLPLTSKAHGSKRKY encoded by the exons ATGGCGCCGCAGAGGAGAGGCATGTTGCTCCCGCAAGTGGTGATCGAGAATGATTCGGAGTCGGAGGCGACTTcatcagaagaagaagaagaagaagaagaatgtTCACAAGTAAAGGAGAAGGATGAtgaaaacatggcggaagaggCGTCGACTTCGACTAAGAAGCCCATCACCATTAGTATTAAGAAAGTCTGCAAA GTGTGTAAGAGGCCGGGTCATGAAGCCGGGTTCAGGGGTGCAACTTATATTGATTGCCCAATGAAGCCATGTTTTCTCTGTAAAATGCCTG GGCACACTACTCTGACTTGTCCACATCGAGTGGCTATGGAGTTTGGGGTCATTCCAGCATCCTTTAGAGGCAATAGTAGTTCACTGGACTACGTTTTTGAACGCCAGCTTGGATGTCGTGTTCCTGCC ATGAAGACATCATTTGTGATCCCAAATCAAGTGACTTGTGCTGTAATTAGATATCACAGTAGACGTGTTACATGCTTGGAGTTCCATCCCACAAATAATCATATTCTTTTATCCGGTGACAAG AAAGGACAACTTGGAGTTTGGGATTTCAGAAAAGTACATGAGAGGACGGTATATGGGAACATTCACAGCTGTATACTTAATAGCATGAA GTTTAGTCCATCAAATGATGGAACAGTTTACAGCGCTTCCTCTGATGGAACTATAAGCTGCACTGAGTTGGATACTGGGATTTCATTTTCGTTGGTAAATCTAAATCCTAATGGGTGGCAG GGGCCAAGCAATTGGAGGATGATCTATGGTCTGGATGTAAATTTTGACAGAGGAATTTTGCTTGCTGCAGATAATTTTGGATTTCTCTACGT GGCAGATACACGCTCCAATAATGTGATAGGAAAGCCTATTTTGATTCATAAGAGAGGAAGCAAGGTCACTGGTTTACATTGTCATCCACTTCAACCAGATCTTTTGTTGAGTTGTGGAAATGATCACTTT GCCCGTGTTTGGGACATGCGAATGATAGAGGCTAAATCGTCTATTTATGATATGTCACACAATCGTGTTGTTAACTCTGCCTATTTTTCACCGCGAAGTGGCAGCAAAATACTTACCACATCACAAGACAACCGACTTCGTGTATGGGATTCCATCTTTGGCAATTTGGATTCTCCAAGCCGAGAAATTGTGCACAGTCATGATTTTAATCGCCATTTGACCCCTTTTCGAGCAGAATGGGATCCAAAG GACACATCAGAGTCCCTTGTAGTCGTTGGGCGTTATATAAGTGAAAATTATGATGGAATCGCCTTGCATCCGATTGATTTTATCGACATTACCACGGGTCAGTTAGTTGCTGAAGTGATGGATCCAAACATTACAACAATCAGTCCTGTGAACAAGCTTCATCCACATGATGATGTTCTGGCCTCTGGTAGTTCAAG GTCTATATTCATTTGGAGGCCCAAAGAAAAGTTCGAGTCAAAGCATCCAGatgatgaaagaaaatttgTTCTTTGCCGAAAGAATGAAAATAAACGTAAAGGGAAGTTTGAAGACGACAGTGATGACGAGTTTGGCGGTGGTACACATGGCTCCAAGAGTATGAAGGCCAAGAAACTCCCTCTAACATCTAAGGCACATGGTTCTAAGCGCAAATACTGA